The following are encoded in a window of Flavobacteriales bacterium genomic DNA:
- a CDS encoding T9SS type A sorting domain-containing protein produces the protein MLLLLAAHWGNTPEAAAQNTSCVGVCGTYIGGPPNCNCDDLCWTFADCCADICTSCTSTGPNWDAGCAGPNPDSCVGFCGVYPGPGNCNCDDLCWTFADCCADICTSCTSTGPNWDAGCAGPNPDSCVGFCGVYPGPGNCNCDDLCWTFADCCADICTSCTSTGPNWDAGCAGPNPDSCVGFCGVYPGPGNCNCDDLCWTFADCCADICTSCTSTGPNWDAGCAGPNPDSCVGFCGVYPGPGNCNCDDLCWTFADCCADICTSCTSTGPNWDAGCAGPNPDSCVGFCGVYPGPGNCNCDDLCWTFADCCADICTSCTSTGTNWDANCSGGGGDCCTANLTPGCDDAVCEDTICGLDAFCCDVSWDELCAGQALLFCGDLCGTECDPPPACVLEDTVSYGSVVAFDPTCCTVWSPACQGLFDSISFACTGVICVDVPPCVASDPEAYEAVIADDSFCCESFWDGLCQSQFDALSDACVPPACPDPTAFLEFQFDAYPNENTWAIFNDGDNSLVAFGGPYPGLGGQIWTEPLCLPNGCYRLEVYDSFGDGMDWPSDNFTGGYTLRTVDGDRIIDNLNNFVNSAATLSTLTPGESWCLPVGTDRPIYTSCDRYWWTSGDYLVATENATVSAQFGVNNANSGYEFWFFDPNGSLSFRKLRTHAVSDGFAPNNALRAAHIKLNNWAVASQLQDGVLYNVRIRGVANGSFTGNGEYGPACRVTLDPTLALCPPTGLNDIPDHPNFSCGVSRTFGGPNSAANRLYARSVAGANKYEFEFSNADEAYLFTRFSNNVQRHLNWPASQGDPLLVGSTYQVRVRASKDGGTTWCDWGWVCDVTIAPAAAPGNENMAMENITLNMWPNPNNGQQLWLTLDEVAADVETVAVDIYDLSGKRIVAREVAAQGGHLYTVLDLNGDLAAGVYMVNIIAGDAQYTQRLVIQP, from the coding sequence GTGTTGCTGCTCTTGGCAGCGCATTGGGGCAACACACCCGAAGCTGCCGCACAGAATACCAGTTGTGTGGGCGTTTGCGGTACGTACATCGGAGGCCCACCCAACTGCAACTGCGATGACCTCTGCTGGACCTTCGCGGATTGCTGCGCCGACATCTGCACCTCTTGCACCTCCACGGGTCCCAACTGGGATGCTGGCTGCGCCGGACCCAACCCCGATAGCTGCGTGGGCTTCTGCGGTGTGTACCCCGGCCCAGGCAACTGCAACTGCGATGATCTCTGCTGGACCTTCGCGGATTGCTGCGCCGACATCTGCACCTCTTGCACCTCCACGGGTCCCAACTGGGATGCTGGCTGCGCCGGACCCAACCCCGATAGCTGCGTGGGCTTCTGCGGTGTGTACCCCGGCCCAGGCAACTGCAACTGCGATGATCTCTGCTGGACCTTCGCGGATTGCTGCGCCGACATCTGCACCTCTTGCACCTCCACGGGTCCCAACTGGGATGCTGGCTGCGCCGGACCCAACCCCGATAGCTGCGTGGGCTTCTGCGGTGTGTACCCCGGCCCAGGCAACTGCAACTGCGATGATCTCTGCTGGACCTTCGCGGATTGCTGCGCCGACATCTGCACCTCTTGCACCTCCACGGGTCCCAACTGGGATGCTGGCTGCGCCGGACCCAACCCCGATAGCTGCGTGGGCTTCTGCGGTGTGTACCCCGGCCCAGGCAACTGCAACTGCGATGATCTCTGCTGGACCTTCGCGGATTGCTGCGCCGACATCTGCACCTCTTGCACCTCCACGGGTCCCAACTGGGATGCTGGCTGCGCCGGACCCAACCCCGATAGCTGCGTGGGCTTCTGCGGTGTGTACCCCGGCCCAGGCAACTGCAACTGCGATGATCTCTGCTGGACCTTCGCGGATTGCTGCGCCGACATCTGCACCTCTTGCACCTCCACGGGTACCAACTGGGATGCTAACTGCTCAGGTGGCGGTGGCGATTGCTGCACGGCCAACTTGACCCCTGGCTGCGATGACGCTGTATGCGAGGATACCATCTGCGGCTTGGATGCCTTCTGCTGCGACGTAAGCTGGGACGAATTGTGCGCCGGTCAGGCCCTGCTGTTCTGCGGCGATCTGTGCGGCACCGAGTGCGACCCACCACCTGCTTGCGTATTGGAGGACACTGTGAGCTATGGCTCAGTGGTCGCATTTGATCCCACATGCTGTACGGTATGGAGCCCGGCCTGCCAGGGTCTCTTCGATTCGATCAGCTTCGCCTGCACGGGTGTGATCTGCGTGGATGTCCCACCCTGCGTGGCCAGCGACCCGGAAGCCTATGAGGCCGTGATAGCGGACGACTCCTTCTGCTGCGAATCTTTCTGGGATGGCCTCTGCCAGAGCCAGTTCGATGCGTTGAGCGATGCCTGTGTGCCGCCAGCATGCCCCGACCCGACCGCCTTCCTGGAGTTCCAGTTCGACGCCTATCCGAATGAGAATACCTGGGCGATCTTCAATGACGGGGACAACTCCTTGGTGGCCTTTGGTGGACCGTACCCGGGCTTGGGTGGCCAGATCTGGACGGAGCCACTGTGCCTGCCCAACGGCTGCTACCGCCTGGAGGTCTATGACAGCTTCGGCGATGGCATGGACTGGCCGTCCGACAACTTCACAGGTGGTTACACCCTGCGCACGGTCGATGGTGATCGCATCATCGACAACCTGAACAACTTCGTGAACTCCGCCGCTACGCTGAGCACGCTGACCCCCGGCGAAAGCTGGTGCCTGCCAGTGGGCACGGACCGCCCGATCTACACCAGCTGCGATCGCTACTGGTGGACCAGCGGCGACTACCTGGTGGCCACGGAGAACGCGACGGTGAGCGCCCAATTCGGTGTGAACAACGCCAACAGCGGTTATGAGTTCTGGTTCTTCGACCCGAACGGCTCGCTGAGCTTCCGCAAGCTGCGTACCCACGCGGTGAGCGATGGCTTCGCGCCCAACAACGCGCTGCGTGCCGCCCACATCAAGCTGAACAACTGGGCAGTAGCCAGCCAGCTGCAGGATGGCGTGCTGTACAACGTGCGCATCCGCGGCGTGGCCAACGGATCCTTCACCGGTAACGGTGAGTATGGCCCCGCCTGCCGCGTTACGCTCGATCCGACGCTGGCCCTTTGCCCGCCCACGGGTCTGAACGACATCCCGGACCACCCCAACTTCAGCTGTGGTGTATCCCGCACCTTCGGTGGACCCAACAGCGCGGCCAACCGCCTGTATGCCCGCTCGGTGGCCGGTGCCAACAAGTACGAGTTCGAGTTCAGCAACGCGGATGAGGCATACCTCTTCACCCGCTTCTCGAACAACGTGCAAAGGCATCTGAACTGGCCCGCCAGCCAGGGCGATCCCTTGCTGGTCGGCAGCACCTACCAGGTGCGCGTGCGCGCCAGCAAGGACGGTGGCACCACCTGGTGCGACTGGGGCTGGGTTTGCGACGTGACCATCGCACCTGCGGCCGCACCCGGCAACGAGAACATGGCCATGGAGAACATCACGCTCAACATGTGGCCCAACCCCAACAACGGTCAGCAACTGTGGCTGACCCTGGATGAGGTGGCGGCCGATGTGGAGACCGTGGCCGTGGACATCTACGACCTCAGCGGCAAGCGCATCGTGGCGCGTGAAGTGGCGGCCCAGGGTGGCCACCTCTACACGGTGCTCGACCTCAACGGTGACCTCGCCGCAGGCGTGTACATGGTGAACATCATCGCAGGTGATGCCCAGTACACCCAGCGACTGGTGATCCAGCCGTAA
- a CDS encoding DUF1343 domain-containing protein: MKLAVPTWCAPRLARWQAKVAALLLPISACTTPVPVPQEVEPATPAPLAVGAERTEVYLPLLEGRRVAVVTNTTGMIGKTHLVDSLLALRVEVVKVFAPEHGFRGDADAGEHVKDQRDTRTGLPIVSLYGANKKPTAAQLADVDVLLFDIQDVGARFYTYIGTLHYVMESAAAQGKRVVVLDRPNPNGHYVDGPVLDMAHRSFVGMHPVPLVHGMTVGEFARMIDGEGWLGEGLRCDMQVIPCVGYDHATRYELPVRPSPNLPNLTAIRLYPSLGLFEGTIVSVGRGTDQQFQCIGYPGNPLGDHRFTPVPKPGAKDPPHKGIECTGFDLSGHEPLGLELHWLIDLYRAAPDKKGFFLANGFFDKLSGGPDLRRRIVAGEDEETIRASWKPALEAFKRTRARYLLYQEQ; the protein is encoded by the coding sequence ATGAAGCTTGCGGTACCCACCTGGTGTGCGCCCCGCTTGGCGCGGTGGCAGGCGAAGGTAGCCGCCCTGCTGCTGCCAATCTCCGCGTGCACCACGCCGGTGCCCGTGCCGCAGGAGGTAGAGCCTGCTACCCCAGCGCCCCTGGCCGTGGGTGCCGAACGCACCGAGGTCTATCTGCCGCTGCTCGAAGGCCGCCGTGTGGCCGTGGTGACCAACACCACCGGCATGATCGGCAAGACCCACCTGGTGGATTCCCTGCTGGCGCTGCGTGTGGAGGTGGTGAAGGTCTTTGCGCCTGAGCATGGCTTTCGCGGCGATGCGGATGCCGGCGAGCATGTGAAGGACCAGCGCGACACCCGCACCGGTCTGCCGATCGTGTCCTTGTATGGGGCGAACAAGAAGCCCACGGCCGCGCAGCTCGCCGATGTGGACGTGCTGCTCTTCGACATCCAGGATGTGGGCGCGCGCTTCTACACCTACATCGGCACGCTGCACTACGTGATGGAGAGCGCCGCCGCGCAGGGCAAGCGCGTGGTGGTGCTGGACCGGCCCAACCCCAACGGGCACTACGTGGACGGGCCGGTGCTGGACATGGCGCACCGCTCCTTCGTGGGCATGCACCCGGTGCCGCTGGTGCATGGCATGACCGTGGGCGAATTCGCCCGCATGATCGATGGTGAAGGCTGGCTGGGTGAAGGACTCCGCTGCGATATGCAGGTGATCCCCTGTGTGGGGTACGACCACGCCACGCGCTACGAATTGCCTGTGCGCCCATCGCCCAACCTGCCCAACCTCACGGCCATCCGGCTCTATCCCTCCCTGGGGCTCTTCGAGGGCACCATCGTCAGCGTGGGCCGGGGCACGGACCAGCAGTTCCAATGCATCGGCTACCCCGGCAACCCCTTGGGCGACCATCGCTTCACCCCCGTGCCCAAGCCCGGCGCCAAGGATCCACCGCACAAGGGGATCGAATGCACCGGCTTCGATCTTTCGGGCCATGAGCCGCTGGGGCTGGAGTTGCACTGGCTCATCGACCTGTACCGGGCCGCGCCCGACAAGAAGGGTTTCTTCCTGGCGAACGGTTTCTTTGACAAGCTGTCCGGTGGCCCGGACCTGCGGCGCCGCATTGTGGCCGGGGAGGATGAGGAGACCATCCGGGCCTCGTGGAAGCCGGCCTTGGAGGCATTCAAACGGACCAGAGCCAGGTATCTGCTCTACCAGGAGCAGTAA